A window of the Gossypium hirsutum isolate 1008001.06 chromosome A05, Gossypium_hirsutum_v2.1, whole genome shotgun sequence genome harbors these coding sequences:
- the LOC107961210 gene encoding uncharacterized protein, whose product MGSEEAKDPLKGVDCKAIGSELQKDHSASNKPFIKKRLPQKIRQIPDCYSLPRMPTPSTIAFYGACVAGGIGSGMLLEVWINNKIKGVRSRMRLAGLTRNTAQQQRIGIAFQRQKQRLRLLSLHKGLDLTLLLFVLLSMGATSAVHHQC is encoded by the exons ATGGGAAGTGAGGAAGCTAAAGACCCATTGAAAGGGGTTGATTGCAAAGCAATTGGTAGTGAGTTGCAGAAGGACCACAGTGCCAGTAATAAACCTTTTATAAAGAAACGACTTCCTCAGAAGATTAGACAAATTCCGGACTGTTATTCCCTTCCTCGAATGCCCACGCCTTCCACTATTGCCTTCTATGGAGCCTGCGTTGCGGGTGGAATCGGTTCTGGGATGCTGCTGGAAGTCTGGATAAACAACAAGATTAAAGGTGTCAGATCAAGGATGAGGCTTGCCGGTCTGACAAGGAATACTGCGCAGCAACAAAG AATTGGGATTGCCTTTCAAAGACAGAAGCAGAGATTGAGGCTTTTGAGTTTGCATAAAGGCCTGGACTTGACGTTGTTACTGTTTGTCCTACTCTCAATGGGGGCCACTTCTGCAGTCCACCATCAATGCTAG